From Penicillium psychrofluorescens genome assembly, chromosome: 1, one genomic window encodes:
- a CDS encoding uncharacterized protein (ID:PFLUO_001109-T1.cds;~source:funannotate), with amino-acid sequence MDASMNDRDDRSSSTPTGTSKQGSAADKEKPRLTDKEKKSNHIASEQKRRAAIREGFDRLTELVPGLEGQGRSESIVLQKTVDFMHLKLQERRDLIAEIESKGGLVDDSFRPS; translated from the coding sequence ATGGACGCAAGCATGAACGACCGCGACGACCGGTCGTCATCCACCCCGACCGGCACATCGAAGCAGGGGTCCGCGgccgacaaggagaagccgcgTCTGACAGATAAAGAGAAGAAGAGTAACCACATCGCGTCGGAGCAGAAGCGCCGCGCTGCCATTCGGGAAGGCTTTGATCGGTTAACGGAGTTGGTACCCGGACTCGAGGGTCAAGGTCGGAGTGAGAGCATTGTCCTGCAGAAGACGGTGGATTTCATGCATCTGAAGCTCCAGGAACGGCGCGATCTCATTGCCGAGATTGAGAGTAAAGGCGGGCTGGTGGATGATTCTTTTCGCCCGTCCTAA
- a CDS encoding uncharacterized protein (ID:PFLUO_001113-T1.cds;~source:funannotate), translating to MVSQALLLLLGTATTLASELSFPPPTTLASNGYANWGAGTWPPASVGVPLVPQTADSEILSLISQIDPARMEHTIRTLVNFGTRHTASTTTSLTRGIGAARKWLLKEMQEYAKPANGMIKVSMPCYFQPAEPENGLPIGVDICNVQAEIKGTVDPNRTIVYTGHYDSRRINGSDYENDAPGADDNASAVSIALEMVRILGLSVAKNQPAASIIISAVAGEEQGLYGSTFLANTLKNASVNVEADFNNDIVGTGSNAPFNKLNQHTIRIFSGGTDILDLPEATIDEIITTGYQDDTPSRNLARFIQEVNAGAAHTTEMEVAILYKTDRFDRGGDHEPFLEVGFPAVRFTESNENFFHQHQDPREENGVVFGDNIEFVDFDYTARVGKVNMLGMLSMANAPDLPKNFTYVPLYGFLASDEQAPVASLDNVVMFNWNTEPKDPLLDHFEIVWRSMSSQQWTHTLDVGTVSTATLDISRDNAVFGLRAVGKDGKKSPAVLALPDSF from the exons ATGGTATCGCAAGCGCTTCTCTTGCTACTGGGTACAGCTACAACTCTCGCTAGCGAGCTTTCCTTCCCTCCACCCACCACATTGGCCAGCAATGGCTATGCCAACTGGGGTGCTGGGACTTGGCCGCCAGCCAGTGTTGGGGTGCCGCTCGTCCCGCAGACAGCTGACTCCGAGATCCTATCACTGATCTCCCAGATCGACCCTGCCCGCATGGAGCATACGATCAGGACGCTCGTTAACTTCGGCACGCGGCACACCGCGTCAACGACGACAAGTCTAACGCGAGGCATCGGCGCAGCCCGCAAATGgctgctgaaggagatgcaggAGTACGCTAAGCCCGCGAATGGCATGATCAAAGTCTCAATGCCATGCTACTTCCAGCCAGCTGAGCCGGAAAATGGACTGCCCATTGGCGTCGACATTTGCAACGTCCAGGCTGAGATCAAAGGCACCGTCGACCCCAACCGCACTATCGTCTATACGGGTCATTACGACTCGAGGAGGATCAACGGCAGTGACTACGAGAACGATGCTCCGGGAGCGGATGACAATGCGAGCGCCGTGTCGATTGCTCTGGAGATGGTGCGCATTCTTGGCCTGTCGGTGGCGAAGAACCAACCGGCCGCGAGTATCATCATCTCGGCTGtggctggagaagaacagggcCTGTACGGATCGACCTTCCTTGCTAATACAT TGAAGAATGCTTCGGTCAACGTTGAGGCCGACTTCAACAACGATATTGTCGGCACTGGCTCCAATGCGCCATTTAACAAGCTAAATCAGCACACGATCCGCATCTTTTCCGGCGGCACTGATATCCTGGATCTTCCAGAAGCCaccatcgacgagatcatcaccaccgGTTACCAAGACGACACGCCGTCGCGCAATCTGGCCCGTTTCATTCAAGAAGTCAACGCCGGTGCAGCCCATACGACCGAAATGGAAGTGGCCATCCTCTACAAGACTGACCGCTTCGACCGAGGCGGCGACCACGAGCCCTTCCTGGAAGTCGGCTTCCCAGCTGTGCGCTTTACGGAGTCGAACGAGAATttcttccaccagcaccaggacCCGCGGGAGGAGAACGGTGTTGTGTTTGGAGACAACATCGAGTTTGTGGACTTTGATTACACAGCGCGCGTTGGGAAGGTCAACATGCTGGGCATGCTCAGTATGGCCAATGCCCCGGACCTCCCTAAGAACTTCACCTATGTGCCATTGTATGGGTTCCTCGCATCGGACGAGCAGGCGCCTGTCGCTTCACTTGATAACGTCGTTATGTTTAACTGGAATACTGAGCCGAAGGACCCGCTGCTCGATCACTTTGAGATCGTCTGGCGCTCTATGTCGAGCCAGCAG TGGACGCACACGCTAGATGTTGGAACGGTGAGCACCGCTACCCTTGACATTAGTAGGGACAACGCCGTGTTTGGGCTGAGGGCAGTTGGCaaagatggaaagaagagccCCGCCGTACTTGCTTTGCCGGATTCGTTCTAG
- a CDS encoding uncharacterized protein (ID:PFLUO_001112-T1.cds;~source:funannotate) has translation MDSIGALPSSANDSNVDAMFYYLYKQDIRRLSALGIPYLCFSIPWSRVVPFGVAGSPINTQALDHYEDLIDEAIANGISPIITILHYDLPISVSYSDPRFSEHYLYYAKQLMTRYGDRVPYWVSVNEPNLQPVNNALTNIMEAHANLYDWYKHELGGKGQITMKFANNLAIPLNTNNPADVVAAERYQDFSLGIMSNPMFLGKQIPPSVLKTTRIPISPLTETQLKLIHGKIDFFSFDPYSAQYVTSPPGGIEACASNQSDPLWPACVVTTNDAANGWLIGDASSVTYSFIAPEHVRAQMNYVWDTFRPAGVLIAEYGFPAIGDTLRALDAQRYDLERSVYYQAFLTEVLRAVHEDGVNIIGTLAWSFIETNEFGTFDSHYGLQTVNHTTFARTYKRSAFDYVDFFHGHVERH, from the coding sequence ATGGATAGCATTGGGGCTTTGCCGTCATCTGCCAATGACTCGAACGTCGATGCGATGTTCTATTACTTGTATAAGCAAGACATCAGACGGTTATCGGCCCTTGGCATTCCATATCTGTGCTTCTCTATCCCCTGGTCGCGCGTGGTTCCCTTTGGTGTCGCCGGATCTCCGATCAATACACAAGCCCTTGACCACTATGAGGATCTGATTGACGAAGCGATTGCAAATGGGATCTCACCTATTATCACTATCCTCCATTACGACCTGCCAATCTCCGTTTCTTACAGTGATCCAAGGTTCAGCGAGCATTACCTGTACTATGCCAAGCAGTTGATGACCCGGTATGGTGACAGGGTTCCTTATTGGGTTTCTGTGAACGAGCCGAATCTCCAACCCGTCAACAATGCTCTGACGAACATAATGGAGGCGCACGCGAACCTCTATGATTGGTACAAGCATGAACTCGGCGGCAAGGGGCAGATCACTATGAAATTTGCCAACAACTTGGCCATCCCCCTAAATACCAATAATCCAGCCGATGTTGTCGCTGCCGAGCGATACCAGGACTTCAGCCTCGGAATTATGAGCAACCCCATGTTCCTCGGCAAACAGATCCCCCCGAGCGTGCTGAAAACTACCCGAATACCGATCAGCCCGCTGACAGAGACTCAATTGAAGCTCATTCATGGAAAAAtcgacttcttcagctttgaCCCGTACAGCGCACAGTACGTGACTTCGCCCCCGGGCGGAATTGAGGCTTGTGCAAGTAATCAGTCGGATCCTCTGTGGCCAGCCTGTGTTGTTACCACGAATGATGCCGCTAACGGCTGGCTTATTGGTGATGCCAGTTCCGTGACGTACAGCTTCATCGCGCCGGAGCATGTTCGGGCCCAAATGAACTATGTCTGGGACACTTTCCGGCCAGCTGGTGTTCTAATTGCTGAGTACGGATTCCCCGCCATTGGTGATACTTTGAGGGCATTGGATGCACAGCGTTACGATCTGGAGCGAAGTGTCTATTATCAAGCGTTTTTAACCGAAGTTCTACGGGCAGTTCACGAGGATGGCGTTAATATTATTGGGACATTGGCATGGAGCTTCATCGAGACCAACGAGTTCGGAACCTTTGACAGCCACTATGGGTTGCAGACCGTCAACCACACCACATTCGCAAGAACTTACAAGAGAAGTGCGTTTGATTACGTTGATTTCTTCCATGGCCATGTTGAGAGACATTGA
- a CDS encoding uncharacterized protein (ID:PFLUO_001107-T1.cds;~source:funannotate) translates to MATAERGEAQYPPPPCTFFSLSPEAGLRGKEQDILPPSLPARLLAEDEWGELLKNRYSAGDPSTPEPPKLRRKWSGPLPSAGKKSTNFWERIHQKRRQVRRANQTRKAQGRRRSLAGRIKDKLQLGRAWRGMWQSAVIGGSGSVSGSWSFSTAAGTHAEHPSRDDLVVAAHELGDSSPGQATTEEDSVVYLPSPNNPASSSLHSPSPSSPSSSSSSFSYLTSDESSLEGHFTFFPLGISSLAARSSTSTLGSASSQSFQSFTSEQLRALDSIEGVSTDSQDEFNNLSTYLDFPPEDQHDDALLWTEAESASSIYSCFSLSTNPPSEQTEEKEPVLFRFPDPLAASPFTMDQTEEQESVQPHNPMTEGQGIISTSPGVHETTPHLSSTLQPSSRRGAELSRIPRVPGLSQMLRAPWEPSRDSSPDPTNSLSPVLRRSAIPIRVSRDSATAQESSSTESPGVQSGGIRLLSGSSSHSSSSSQSHEDGDNHDKLATISEKSLDVLAGSTDSISDHSDSRPAPIRMGPTVRISSSADRYIFGHETGRTHARPVAYQSGKVYYPRVIQADSPPNETEDGGSLSTGQESGYDADDEPRLSTADSLHNIPQSFNDVETHSQHDISPGRSYSGVRIGMGQAARRTPQHIIERRPVLGPVIAGPSRRAFLGFSSHPPDTQGMPSSDLSPELPSSLRQPLVENPSLLADMEPRSHGGQSSSSDDPFSVPPVRMPVRRTFAETQGPVYPWHEDPNSQSPESPIASRRRPLAVFPSYPKDSDGQSRGGQISESEDLFHGPSTYRQSAVTSSRSSPQVGTPSHGDKSFGPKLPYGLPIPRKQVPRASQSPPSKIPRRDGSPPSARGRTSSQQLPQTSSGATLINSPTANPGVSPTGPGDLSSTSASAGQVGTTQHPSRTASRNPLLDFVDTEPGGRTNTLGASASIPTLRSNVTFDDIVTRHPEIEGIVIQTNVARVSERRSARLVSNLRHVFSRNRTERRDPAFEIVSTRTTSRSGGSSSRKEPKNKLAQTIRASASTAALPRLGVGLQRRAPSLPQLSTTAQAYSTGSPGERDSRPRIRAVRSGSFIPRIGHPHYKGPAARTGATRMVTEGGDVEPRRVQACLQALEEGLVQETDLDGRRSLLSAWTDLRSLYSDYVSRDARVSESAQLLSQLRMEVKLVKCALLVELEKAYAQLDGRNDAGVAEGVAGDE, encoded by the exons ATGGCAACTGCCGAACGTGGTGAGGCCCAGTACCCCCCGCCTCCAtgcaccttcttctctctgTCCCCAGAGGCGGGCTTGAGAGGAAAGGAGCAAGATATCTTGCCTCCTTCGCTCCCTGCTCGCCtcctggcggaggatgaaTGGGGGGAACTACTGAAGAATCGTTATTCTGCAGGAGACCCATCCACCCCAGAGCCCCCCAAGTTGCGCCGCAAGTGGAGTGGCCCGTTGCCATCGGCTGGCAAGAAGTCAACCAACTTCTGGGAGCGTATACACCAGAAGCGACGCCAGGTTCGGCGGGCCAACCAAACCCGCAAGGCGCAAGGCCGGCGCCGATCGCTT GCGGGCCGCATCAAAGACAAGCTGCAACTTGGCCGCGCTTGGAGGGGAATG TGGCAGTCTGCTGTGATTGGGGGCTCGGGCAGCGTGTCCGGGTCTTGGTCTTTCAGCACTGCGGCTGGCACCCACGCCGAGCACCCCAGCcgcgatgacctcgtcgtGGCTGCGCATGAACTGGGAGACAGTTCTCCTGGCCAGGCAACGACTGAAGAAGATTCTGTTGTTtaccttccttctcccaataatcctgcttcttcttccctgcactcgccatccccatcctccccatcctcctcatcctcctccttctcctaCCTCACCTCAGACGAATCTAGCTTGGAAGGCCATttcaccttcttccctctggGAATCTCGTCTCTCGCCGCTCGCAGCTCAACCAGCACCCTGGGCTCGGCCAGTTCTCAGAGTTTCCAGAGTTTCACGAGTGAGCAGCTCAGGGCACTCGATAGCATCGAGGGTGTGTCTACCGACAGCCAAG ACGAATTCAACAACCTTTCCACCTACTTGGACTTCCCACCTGAGGATCAACACGACGACGCTCTACTGTGGACTGAAGCAG AATCCGCGTCGTCCATCTATTCCTGCTTCTCTCTTTCGACCAATCCCCCTTCGGAGCAgaccgaagaaaaag AACCTGttctcttccgcttcccGGATCCTCTTGCGGCATCTCCATTCACCATGGATCAGACTGAAGAACAAG AGTCTGTCCAACCCCACAACCCTATGACCGAAGGTCAAGGTATCATTTCAACCTCCCCTGGAGTTCATG AAACTACTCCTCATCTTTCATCCACCCTGCAGCCGAGTTCTCGCCGTGGCGCTGAGCTGTCACGTATTCCACGTGTGCCAGGCTTGAGCCAGATGCTGCGAGCGCCCTGGGAACCATCTCGCGATTCATCTCCTGATCCCACTaactctctttctcctgtTCTACGTCGGAGTGCCATCCCCATTCGTGTCAGCCGGGACTCCGCCACGGCGCAGGAATCCTCTTCCACCGAATCTCCAGGTGTGCAGAGTGGAGGCATCAGACTCCTCAGTGGTTCTTCCAGCCactccagctcttcgagCCAGTCGCATGAAGACGGCGACAATCACGACAAACTGGCAACTATCTCCGAGAAAAGCCTGGATGTCCTTGCTGGCTCCACGGACTCTATCTCAGACCATAGCGATTCACGTCCTGCTCCCATCCGCATGGGTCCGACAGTgcgcatctccagctcggctgATCGTTACATCTTCGGCCATGAAACTGGACGTACTCATGCTCGGCCTGTGGCGTATCAATCGGGCAAGGTCTATTATCCTCGTGTCATCCAGGCCGACAGCCCGCCCAATGAGACCGAAGACGGTGGTAGTCTAAGCACTGGCCAAGAGTCTGGGTACGATGCCGATGACGAGCCGCGCTTGTCCACTGCAGACAGCCTTCATAACATCCCTCAAAGCTTCAATGATGTCGAAACTCATTCCCAGCATGACATCTCCCCTGGTCGTTCGTACTCTGGCGTTAGAATTGGAATGGGACAAGCAGCTCGGCGTACTCCGCAGCACATCATTGAGCGTCGGCCTGTTTTGGGACCTGTCATTGCTGGGCCATCGCGTCGGGCATTTTTGGGGTTTTCTTCGCATCCTCCAGACACTCAGGGTATGCCATCCAGTGACCTGTCTCCAGAGCTCCCATCTTCTCTGCGTCAGCCTTTGGTAGAGAATCCTTCTCTCCTCGCAGATATGGAGCCTCGCAGTCATGGTGGCCAGTCTTCCTCGAGCGATGATCCATTCAGTGTGCCGCCTGTTCGAATGCCAGTCCGACGAACCTTTGCCGAGACCCAGGGTCCTGTGTATCCTTGGCACGAAGACCCAAACAGCCAGTCACCAGAGAGCCCTATTGCTTCACGTCGACGACCCCTTGCAGTTTTTCCATCATATCCGAAGGATAGTGACGGTCAGAGTCGTGGTGGCCAGATTTCTGAAAGTGAAGACCTCTTCCATGGGCCGTCGACTTATCGGCAGTCTGCAGTGACATCTTCTCGAAGCTCACCACAAGTTGGGACTCCCAGTCACGGAGACAAGTCTTTTGGACCTAAGTTACCCTATGGACTGCCTATTCCGCGAAAGCAGGttcctcgagcttctcaaagTCCTCCGAGCAAGATCCCACGCCGTGATGGCTCACCTCCGTCGGCTCGTGGTCGAACAAGCTCCCAACAACTGCCGCAGACGTCGTCGGGGGCCACGCTCATCAACTCCCCTACCGCCAACCCAGGTGTCAGCCCGACTGGACCTGGAGATCTTTCTTCGACTTCAGCTTCTGCAGGTCAAGTGGGGACCACTCAGCACCCTTCACGCACCGCATCGCGCAACCCCCTCCTCGACTTTGTCGATACCGAGCCAGGCGGCAGGACCAATACTCTTGGGGCCAGTGCAAGCATCCCTACACTGCGTAGCAATGTCACATTCGACGACATCGTCACGCGTCACCCCGAGATCGAGGGAATAGTCATCCAGACCAATGTCGCCCGAGTCAGCGAGCGCCGCAGCGCGCGTCTGGTCAGTAATCTGCGCCACGTCTTCTCGCGCAACAGGACCGAACGGCGAGATCCAGCATTCGAGATTGTCAGCACTCGCACGACCTCGCGGAGCGGaggaagcagcagccgcaaGGAGCCCAAGAATAAGCTCGCACAGACCATCCGCGCCTCTGCCTCGACGGCGGCACTGCCTCGCCTCGGCGTGGGCCTCCAACGTCGTGCGCCCTCACTCCCTCAGCTATCAACCACTGCGCAGGCCTACTCGACTGGCTCCCCCGGTGAGCGGGATTCACGCCCCCGCATTCGCGCCGTCCGGTCCGGTTCGTTCATCCCACGAATTGGCCACCCCCACTACAAGGGACCGGCGGCGCGCACCGGGGCAACGCGCATGGTGACTGAGGGCGGCGACGTGGAGCCACGCCGAGTGCAGGCGTgcctccaggccctcgaggaGGGGCTGGTCCAGGAGACGGACCTGGACGGCCGGAGAAGTTTGCTGTCG GCGTGGACGGACCTTCGGTCCCTCTACTCCGACTACGTCAGCCGGGACGCTCGCGTCAGCGAGTCTGCCCAGTTGCTATCCCAGCTTCGGATGGAGGTGAAGCTGGTGAAGTGCGCCCTGCTCGTGGAGCTCGAGAAGGCGTACGCGCAACTGGATGGACGCAACGATGCGGGCGTTGCGGAGGGCGTGGCCGGGGACGAATGA
- a CDS encoding uncharacterized protein (ID:PFLUO_001108-T1.cds;~source:funannotate), with product MATHDHLRGACSCGRNQYRIEIPNDEVEHAQVYFDSSRANRRFHGTPLTAWLRVPLGWYQSYTRSLFPDETHASIRRTFTPRDAPRSQRIFCGFCGTPLTLWTEEPAAEANFMSVTVGSLYGEDQHVLEDLDLLPEDLEEEEANAATGSSTALAPPASQTPSSSVVVPSFGQTSGLTRSYRHGTLGGIPWFEEMVDGSRLGRHMRQQRGMGVSDDQSTSIEWEISEWHDDGTGGLVQEDSNGHATGKRKRGGRADTKGGSSQKRTE from the exons atggccactCACGACCACTTGCGCGGAGCATGCTCATGCGGTCGCAACCAGTATCGCATCGAAATCCCCAATGATGAGGTTGAGCACGCGCAGGTCTATTTTGACAGTAGTCGCGCCAATC GCCGATTCCACGGCACACCCTTGACTGCCTGGCTCCGCGTGCCTCTCGGCTGGTACCAGTCCTACACCAGATCTCTCTTCCCGGATGAGACACACGCCTCGATTCGGCGTACGTTCACACCGCGCGACGCGCCCCGGTCCCAGCGCATCTTCTGCGGATTCTGCGGCACGCCCTTGACACTCTGGACGGAGGAGCCAGCGGCGGAAGCCAATTTCATGTCTGTGACAGTTGGCAGTTTGTATGGCGAGGACCAGCACGTGCTCGAAGATCTTGATCTCTTGCCGGAGGAcctggaggaagaggaagctAATGCTGCCACGGGCTCTTCTACTGCTCTTGCACCGCCAGCTTCGCAaactccatcttcttctgtgGTTGTGCCATCTTTTGGGCAAACATCGGGTCTTACACGGAGCTACAGACACGGTACGCTGGGTGGGATCCCTTGGTttgaggagatggtggacgGAAGCCGGCTGGGTCGGCACatgcgccagcagcgcggGATGGGAGTTAGTGACGACCAGTCGACTTCAATAGAGTGGGAGATCAGCGAGTGGCATGATGATGGCACGGGTGGACTTGTCCAGGAGGATTCGAATGGACATGCCAcaggaaagaggaaaagaggaggGCGTGCAGATACGAAAGGCGGTTCTTCCCAGAAGCGGACCGAATAA
- a CDS encoding uncharacterized protein (ID:PFLUO_001110-T1.cds;~source:funannotate): MTDSKQALLSDIESDSDTPPSPPPAYNNSLPVKTTPSGPGAGKPTLPRPPPLLLPILNTLRTQRVILASSSPRRRQIMGYLGLPNLEIIPSNAEENLPKSLSPFEYVLGTATKKARAVYAQELDNEEKGEPALILAADTVVVDPTSGRILEKPRSEAQHVAMLKALRDVKVHKVYTALVAMSPLASARDPGYVIESTVEETAVRFGDDVTDELILAYVRTREGADKAGGYGLQGLGSILVEKVEGSYDNVIGMPLKATLKLIETVMARADDDERLPDDPVLMGDSEDEEE; encoded by the coding sequence ATGACAGACTCCAAACAAGCCCTGCTCTCAGACATTGAGTCCGACTCCGACacacccccctcccctccgccCGCCTACAATAATTCCTTACCCGTCAAAACAACCCCATCCGGGCCCGGAGCAGGCAAACCAACACTCCCACGCCCACCGCCGCTcctccttcccatcctcaaTACCCTGCGCACTCAGCGCGTGATCctcgcctcttcctccccccgCCGGCGGCAAATAATGGGCTATTTAGGCCTCCCAAACCTAGAAATCATCCCCTCAAACGCAGAAGAGAACCTGCCCAAATCGCTATCTCCATTCGAATACGTGCTCGGTACAGCGACCAAAAAGGCGCGCGCCGTGTACGCGCAGGAGCTGGATAACGAGGAAAAGGGCGAGCCGgcgctcatcctcgccgcgGACACGGTCGTCGTTGACCCCACCTCGGGCCGCATCCTGGAAAAGCCGCGCTCCGAGGCTCAGCATGTCGCCATGCTCAAGGCGCTGCGCGATGTCAAGGTTCATAAAGTCTACACAGCGCTCGTGGCTATGTCCCCGCTGGCTAGCGCGAGAGACCCTGGGTACGTGATTGAGAGCACTGTTGAGGAGACCGCTGTGCGCTTTGGGGACGACGTGACAGATGAGTTGATTCTGGCGTATGTGCGTACTCGAGAGGGTGCGGATAAGGCCGGTGGTTATGGGTTGCAAGGGCTGGGGAGTATTCTCGTTGAAAAGGTGGAGGGAAGCTATGATAATGTTATTGGGATGCCGCTCAAGGCGACGCTGAAGCTGATTGAGACCGTCATGGCCAGggcggatgatgatgagcGCTTGCCGGATGATCCGGTTTTGATGGGGGATagtgaggatgaggaggagtGA
- a CDS encoding uncharacterized protein (ID:PFLUO_001106-T1.cds;~source:funannotate), with amino-acid sequence MGSVSYRNGISILQLIVYLPSFFVSTFLVFRHGFRGSSGFLFLTIFTIARIVGACCELATISNSSTSLFTAAAICSSVGLSPLLMACSGMLSRVNESIKNTRYHAVLPDLAFNFFRIVTIVAMVLSIVGLTSNMTVEGLEHPEVEVKVGTILYLVCWVILMAFLGLFYLQRSSVEKGEKRNMGAVAISAPFLLVRVIYVVLVWFVDNGMFNILSGNVTVQLVMSVLEEIVVVIVCIGVGMTLKVRGRSTPKHEEARMQGHRLQRQ; translated from the exons ATGGGTTCAGTCAGCTACCGCAAcggcatctccatcctgcaATTGATCGTCTACCTGCCGTCTTTCTTCGTGTCCACCTTCCTAGTcttccgccatggcttccgCGGATCTTCCGGCTTTTTATTCCTTACTATCTTCACCATTGCCCGTATAGTCGGTGCATGCTGCGAGCTGGCGACCATCAGCAATTCCTCAACGAGCCTCTTTACCGCGGCCGCCATTTGCAGTTCCGTCGGACTGTCTCCGCTATTGATGGCATGCTCGGGCATGCTCTCTAGAGT AAACGAATCTATCAAAAACACCAGGTACCACGCCGTCCTCCCCGACCTCGCTTTCAACTTCTTCCGCATTGTCACTATCGTTGCCATGGTCCTCAGCATAGTGGGACTGACAAGCAACATGACCGTCGAGGGCTTGGAACACCCGGAAGTCGAGGTCAAGGTCGGCACGATCTTGTACCTTGTCTGCTGGGTGATCCTGATGGCGTTCCTGGGACTTTTCTACTTGCAGCGCTCCTCAGTTGAAAAAGGCGAGAAGCGCAACATGGGAGCCGTGGCCATCTCGGCGCCCTTTTTACTTGTGCGCGTCATTTACGTCGTACTGGTCTGGTTCGTTGACAACGGCATGTTCAATATCCTTAGTGGAAACGTGACTGTGCAGTTGGTCATGTCTGTGCTTGAGGAAATTGTCGTTGTTATCGTTTGTATAGGGGTTGGGATGACCTTGAAGGTTCGGGGCAGATCTACACCTAAACATGAGGAGGCCAGGATGCAGGGCCATAGGCTACAGCGTCAGTGA
- a CDS encoding uncharacterized protein (ID:PFLUO_001111-T1.cds;~source:funannotate), which produces MASIVRSSPLLRQSLATPRSSLLSKNVGVSQLVAFHASARKQILPPQPLNDPAPLPETHPSEGSYHWSFERLVCLGLVPVTIAPFAAGSFNPVMDAVLCSLIVAHSHVGFQASIIDYFPAARVPKTRTFLNWLLRAFTLTTAVGLYEFETNDVGLTEGLRRLWTA; this is translated from the exons atggcctcgaTTGTGCGCTCGTCTCCCCTGCTCCGGCAGTCCCTGGCGACCCCCCGGTCGTCGCTCCTGTCGAAGAATGTCGGCGTGTCGCAGCTCGTCGCTTTCCATGCGTCGGCCCGGAAGCAGATCCTGCCTCCGCAGCCTC TGAACGACCCTGCTCCCTTGCCCGAGACGCATCCCTCGGAGGGTAGCTACCACTGGTCTTTCGAGAG ACTCGTCtgcctcggcctcgtcccCGTGACCATCGCCCCCTTCGCAGCCGGCTCGTTCAACCCCGTCATGGACGCGGTGCTGTGCTCGCTCATCGTCGCACACTCGCACGTCGGCTTCCAGGCCTCGATCATCGACTACTTCCCCGCTGCACGCGTGCCCAAGACCCGGACGTTCCTCAACTGGCTCCTGCGCGCCTTCACCCTCACCACCGCTGTCGGTCTGTACGAGTTTGAGACCAACGATGTCGGTCTTACGGAGGGCCTGCGGCGGCTGTGGACTGCATAG